From Candidatus Obscuribacterales bacterium, the proteins below share one genomic window:
- a CDS encoding ATP-binding protein gives ESVIRLPDISDAEARDTLQVITRQNHRLTRLVSDLLLLSRLDIQTTAPGFSCCLQNILSDIEEEMAALSIAKNIDLVLDQPATPPLVVIGHEEQLYRLVLNVVSNALQHTPTNGKVTTHLRAVDKHALITVEDTGAGIHPNDQPRIFDRFYRIEKDRSRQSGGAGLGLSIALAIAQAHGGSIHVKSAVSKGSTFTIKLPLASAGIPLKQLRSSQQHRMNRHNHS, from the coding sequence GAGTCGGTGATTCGACTGCCAGATATCTCAGATGCAGAGGCGCGAGATACGCTTCAGGTGATTACCCGCCAAAACCATCGCTTAACCCGTTTAGTCAGCGATCTGCTGCTGCTATCCCGGCTCGATATTCAAACCACAGCCCCTGGCTTTTCCTGCTGCCTACAAAACATCCTAAGTGATATTGAGGAGGAGATGGCAGCATTGTCTATAGCCAAGAACATTGACCTAGTGCTCGATCAGCCTGCAACCCCGCCCCTGGTGGTGATTGGTCACGAGGAGCAGCTCTACCGCCTGGTACTGAATGTGGTCAGCAATGCCCTGCAACATACCCCGACCAACGGCAAGGTCACCACTCACCTTAGAGCTGTGGATAAGCACGCCCTAATTACGGTAGAAGATACCGGGGCGGGTATTCATCCCAACGATCAGCCTCGAATTTTTGATCGCTTTTATCGCATTGAAAAGGATCGATCGCGCCAGAGCGGTGGGGCGGGGCTAGGTCTGTCGATCGCACTGGCGATCGCCCAGGCCCACGGCGGCAGCATCCACGTTAAGAGTGCTGTTTCTAAGGGTAGTACCTTTACCATTAAGCTCCCTCTCGCCAGTGCGGGTATACCCCTAAAGCAGCTTCGCTCGTCGCAGCAACACCGCATGAATCGCCATAACCACAGTTGA
- a CDS encoding TVP38/TMEM64 family protein: MKRKRLRKRRDPNRQNAIAYSILLLCLLMCGWLWVQQGFDLFSAQGLEQAIQSWGWLGVLAYIGILILSVVLSPIPSAPLAVAAGMIWGPIWAGIYSVMGGFLGSLLAYFIGRTLGRSTVYALTGKLIYFSKNRGEVYLGWIIFVTRLLPALSFDLVSYGAGITGLSLPIYATATLIGMIPSTFALTFLGSKVTVGLPFGIILSILFLALLIGLPYAIHRYSWFNMRDIIHVE, from the coding sequence ATGAAACGTAAGCGACTAAGGAAGCGGCGGGATCCCAATCGTCAGAACGCGATCGCCTACAGCATTCTGCTGCTATGTCTATTGATGTGTGGCTGGCTTTGGGTGCAGCAAGGCTTTGACCTATTCTCCGCACAAGGACTGGAGCAAGCGATTCAAAGCTGGGGATGGTTGGGAGTACTCGCCTACATTGGCATCCTAATTTTATCTGTTGTCCTTAGTCCCATCCCTAGCGCTCCCCTAGCGGTTGCGGCTGGCATGATTTGGGGGCCAATTTGGGCCGGCATCTATAGTGTCATGGGCGGGTTTTTAGGTAGCTTACTGGCTTACTTTATTGGACGCACCTTGGGGCGATCGACTGTTTACGCATTGACGGGTAAGCTCATCTACTTTTCTAAAAATCGAGGGGAAGTTTATCTTGGCTGGATCATCTTCGTCACGCGCTTGCTTCCTGCCTTATCATTTGACCTAGTTAGTTATGGGGCAGGTATCACAGGACTTTCGCTGCCTATTTATGCTACAGCAACCCTAATTGGCATGATTCCATCAACCTTTGCTCTAACTTTTTTAGGATCAAAGGTTACTGTTGGTCTACCGTTCGGAATTATTCTTTCTATTTTGTTTCTAGCCTTGTTAATTGGCTTGCCCTATGCTATTCATCGATATAGCTGGTTCAATATGAGAGACATTATTCATGTGGAATAA